Proteins from a single region of Sphingomonas swuensis:
- a CDS encoding pyridoxine 5'-phosphate synthase has translation MLRLGVNIDHVATIRNARGGDFPDPVRAAHLAEAAGAQGITAHLREDRRHIRDDDLVRLKNEIALPLNLEMAATAEMLRIALATRPHAACIVPEKREERTTEGGLDAAGQLDHLRPIVDQLNAAGIRVSLFIEPDPAQIEAALKLGAPVVELHTGRYAHLAEDAREAECKRLSDAAALAAKNGIEPHAGHGLTFANVVPIAAIPQIAELNIGHFLVGEAIFVGLDASVRRMRELMDSAR, from the coding sequence ATGCTTAGGCTGGGCGTCAACATCGACCATGTCGCGACGATCCGGAATGCGCGTGGCGGCGACTTCCCCGACCCCGTGCGCGCCGCCCACCTTGCCGAGGCGGCCGGCGCACAGGGCATTACCGCGCACCTGCGCGAGGACCGGCGCCACATTCGCGACGACGATCTCGTCCGGCTCAAGAACGAAATCGCGCTTCCCCTCAACCTCGAGATGGCCGCGACCGCCGAGATGCTGCGGATCGCGCTCGCGACCCGGCCCCATGCCGCCTGCATCGTGCCCGAGAAGCGCGAGGAGCGAACCACCGAGGGCGGGCTCGATGCCGCCGGCCAGCTCGACCACCTGCGTCCGATCGTCGACCAGCTCAACGCCGCGGGGATCCGCGTATCGTTGTTCATCGAGCCCGACCCCGCCCAGATCGAGGCCGCGCTGAAGCTCGGTGCGCCGGTGGTCGAGCTTCACACCGGGCGCTACGCCCACCTCGCCGAGGATGCTCGCGAAGCCGAGTGCAAGCGCCTCTCCGACGCCGCCGCGCTCGCCGCCAAGAACGGGATCGAGCCGCACGCCGGCCACGGCCTGACCTTCGCCAACGTCGTGCCCATCGCCGCCATTCCGCAGATTGCCGAGCTCAACATCGGTCACTTCCTCGTCGGCGAGGCGATCTTCGTCGGCCTCGACGCCAGTGTCCGCCGGATGCGCGAGTTGATGGATTCGGCGCGTTGA
- the acpS gene encoding holo-ACP synthase, whose amino-acid sequence MIVGLGSDLCNIERIQNSLDRFGDRFLQRVFTDLERAKAARRPFTRAGTLAKRFAAKEAFSKAVGTGFKRGVFMKDIGVANLPSGAPTLRLTGGAAERLDALTPAGHAIRVHLTMTDDHPWAQAFVILEAVPVPES is encoded by the coding sequence TTGATCGTCGGCCTCGGCTCCGACCTCTGCAACATCGAGCGGATCCAGAATTCGCTCGATCGCTTCGGCGACCGCTTCCTCCAGCGCGTGTTCACCGACCTCGAGCGGGCCAAGGCCGCCCGCCGCCCGTTCACCCGCGCCGGCACCCTGGCCAAGCGCTTCGCCGCCAAGGAAGCCTTCTCCAAGGCGGTCGGCACCGGCTTCAAGCGCGGCGTGTTCATGAAGGACATCGGGGTCGCCAACCTGCCGAGCGGCGCACCGACGCTTCGTCTGACCGGCGGTGCGGCGGAGCGGCTTGACGCGCTGACGCCTGCGGGCCACGCCATCCGCGTGCATTTGACGATGACAGACGACCATCCCTGGGCGCAGGCCTTCGTGATCCTCGAAGCCGTGCCCGTCCCGGAGAGCTGA
- the lepB gene encoding signal peptidase I gives MSDTVLNEASSPAPAPAPGAPTAPPAEAKKESALWREIKGLFWVLLAVLFFHSFVAKPFYIPSESMMPNLLKGDRLVVSKYPFGWSWVSPSFYLWPEQGGRIFGSLPKQGDIVIVTPPGHKEDWIKRVIGLPGDTVEVRGGRLILNGVPVRRQVRPPALVPVDSNAPCGIEFAGFMAQQPDGSFACRLPIVRETLPNGATYDTIDLGPSQGDDFGPVTVPANHVFLMGDNRDRSADSRFSLAESGLGGPVPWENIGGRAEFITFSLDGDLVWYNPLTWFSSLRGDRAGTSLRSGV, from the coding sequence GTGAGCGATACCGTCCTGAATGAGGCCAGCAGCCCGGCCCCCGCCCCGGCTCCGGGCGCGCCCACCGCGCCGCCCGCCGAGGCCAAGAAGGAATCCGCCCTGTGGCGTGAGATCAAGGGCCTGTTCTGGGTCCTGCTGGCCGTGCTGTTCTTCCACAGCTTCGTCGCCAAGCCCTTCTACATCCCCAGCGAATCCATGATGCCGAACCTGCTCAAGGGCGACCGGCTGGTGGTCAGCAAATATCCTTTCGGCTGGTCCTGGGTAAGCCCGAGCTTCTACCTCTGGCCCGAGCAGGGCGGACGGATCTTCGGAAGCCTGCCCAAGCAGGGCGACATCGTCATCGTCACTCCGCCAGGTCACAAGGAAGACTGGATCAAGCGGGTCATCGGCCTGCCCGGTGACACGGTCGAGGTCCGCGGCGGCCGGCTGATCCTGAACGGCGTGCCCGTCCGCCGCCAGGTCCGTCCGCCCGCTTTGGTCCCGGTCGATTCGAATGCGCCCTGCGGGATCGAGTTCGCCGGCTTCATGGCCCAGCAGCCCGACGGCAGCTTCGCCTGCCGCCTGCCGATCGTCCGTGAGACGCTGCCCAACGGCGCGACGTACGACACCATCGACCTCGGACCGAGCCAGGGCGACGACTTCGGACCGGTCACCGTGCCCGCCAATCACGTCTTCCTGATGGGCGACAATCGCGACCGCAGCGCCGACAGCCGCTTCAGCCTTGCCGAGAGTGGACTCGGCGGTCCGGTGCCGTGGGAGAATATCGGTGGCCGCGCCGAGTTCATCACCTTCAGCCTCGACGGTGACCTCGTCTGGTACAATCCGCTGACCTGGTTCAGCAGCCTCCGCGGCGATCGCGCCGGCACGTCGCTCCGCTCCGGGGTCTGA
- a CDS encoding AI-2E family transporter, with protein MAAAGENEVHVEQPGPAEFHDPLIRRELQRAWVWIGSLLFVAALVVLAQPLLLIVGGLVFAVLLDGGTRLLGRVLPIGRGKRLLIVTLAAFGFLYWVLTFAGAEFAAQFGQLQSTIEQQIVRLFAWASSLGLVPPTDATTISELVKAYGLSVADGVTGGSGIATVLGSIGRITGVVGALLGIVTSAFLIIVIGIFFAVEPKVYDRGFAWMLPMRHRADYYEVASAVGFTLRRLLFGRLVGMVVEGLFTFAMLAAGGVPMAALLGLLTGLLAFIPNIGAIVSGLLMVAVGFSASSDAGIWAIVTYFAVQNIDGYLILPYIARKTVDLAPAMVLAAQLIFGALFGFLGLLLADPIMATIKVTLEKLAERRAAARITDPAVARPDRRPAAAAAASAAVASAAAAPPSAPRSAPPS; from the coding sequence GTGGCGGCGGCAGGCGAGAACGAAGTTCACGTCGAGCAGCCGGGACCGGCCGAATTCCACGATCCCCTGATCCGCCGCGAGCTGCAGCGGGCCTGGGTCTGGATCGGCTCGCTGCTGTTCGTCGCCGCCCTCGTCGTCCTCGCCCAGCCGCTTCTACTGATCGTCGGTGGGCTGGTCTTCGCGGTCCTGCTCGACGGCGGCACCCGCCTGCTCGGCCGGGTCCTTCCGATCGGTCGCGGCAAGCGCCTGCTGATCGTCACCCTTGCCGCCTTCGGCTTTCTCTACTGGGTGCTGACCTTCGCCGGGGCCGAGTTCGCCGCCCAGTTCGGCCAGCTCCAGTCGACCATCGAGCAGCAGATCGTCCGCCTGTTCGCCTGGGCCTCGAGCCTCGGCCTCGTGCCGCCGACCGACGCCACCACCATCTCGGAGCTCGTCAAGGCCTATGGCCTGTCGGTCGCCGACGGGGTCACCGGAGGCAGCGGCATCGCCACGGTGCTTGGCTCGATCGGCCGGATCACCGGGGTTGTCGGGGCGCTGCTCGGGATTGTCACCAGCGCCTTCCTGATCATCGTCATCGGCATCTTCTTCGCGGTCGAACCCAAGGTCTACGACCGGGGCTTCGCCTGGATGCTGCCGATGCGCCACCGGGCCGACTATTATGAAGTCGCCTCGGCGGTCGGCTTCACCCTCCGCCGCCTGCTGTTTGGGCGGCTGGTCGGAATGGTCGTCGAGGGGCTTTTCACCTTCGCCATGCTGGCCGCCGGCGGCGTACCGATGGCGGCGCTTCTCGGGCTGCTGACCGGCCTGCTCGCCTTCATCCCGAACATCGGGGCGATCGTCTCGGGCTTGCTGATGGTCGCGGTCGGCTTCTCAGCAAGCAGCGACGCCGGCATCTGGGCGATCGTCACCTACTTCGCCGTCCAGAACATCGACGGCTATCTGATCCTGCCCTACATCGCCCGCAAGACGGTCGACCTCGCGCCCGCCATGGTGCTTGCCGCGCAGCTCATCTTCGGCGCCCTGTTTGGCTTTCTTGGCCTGTTGCTCGCCGATCCGATCATGGCCACCATCAAGGTGACGCTCGAGAAGCTGGCCGAGCGGCGCGCGGCCGCGCGGATCACTGACCCGGCGGTAGCGCGCCCGGATCGACGCCCGGCGGCAGCTGCTGCTGCATCTGCTGCTGTTGCATCTGCTGCTGCTGCGCCACCATCTGCGCCGCGTTCGGCACCACCTTCTTGA
- the rpsU gene encoding 30S ribosomal protein S21: MQIIVRDNNVDQALRALKKKLQREGVYREMKLRRHYEKPSEKRARERAAAIRRARKLERKRAEREGAR; the protein is encoded by the coding sequence ATGCAAATCATCGTTCGCGACAATAACGTCGACCAGGCGCTGCGCGCGCTCAAGAAGAAGCTGCAGCGCGAGGGCGTCTACCGCGAGATGAAGCTGCGCCGTCACTACGAGAAGCCGTCGGAGAAGCGCGCCCGCGAGCGTGCCGCCGCGATCCGCCGGGCCCGCAAGCTCGAGCGCAAGCGCGCCGAGCGCGAAGGTGCTCGTTAA
- a CDS encoding murein L,D-transpeptidase catalytic domain family protein has product MTANRREILRLLGLGGGAALVSGAALAADLPSLVLKSTPVTSEPLVPLAPVPAAPVAAPAAPLGIDPQLFARAKAALDRHGPSLRHRDRIGIADFSKASRESRFHIVDVASGQVESHFVAHGRGSDVSHTGFLEHFSNDFGSNATSNGAYSTGDFYHGKYGLSMKVNGLDWSNSNALDRAIVVHQAWYAEADMIGAHGKLGRSEGCFAFGRNSHFEVMRSLGEGRLIFADKLA; this is encoded by the coding sequence GTGACTGCCAATCGCCGTGAAATTCTGCGTCTGCTCGGCCTTGGTGGCGGAGCCGCTCTGGTCTCGGGCGCCGCGCTTGCCGCCGATCTTCCGAGCCTCGTTCTCAAGAGCACGCCGGTCACCAGCGAACCGCTGGTCCCGCTTGCTCCGGTGCCGGCCGCGCCGGTCGCCGCGCCTGCCGCGCCGCTTGGAATCGATCCGCAGCTGTTCGCCAGAGCCAAGGCCGCGCTCGACCGCCATGGCCCCTCGCTCCGCCATCGCGACCGGATCGGCATCGCCGACTTCAGCAAGGCCAGCCGCGAGAGCCGCTTCCACATCGTCGACGTCGCCTCGGGCCAGGTCGAAAGCCACTTCGTCGCCCACGGTCGTGGCTCGGACGTCAGCCACACCGGCTTCCTCGAGCATTTCTCCAACGACTTTGGAAGCAACGCGACCTCGAACGGTGCCTACAGCACCGGCGACTTCTATCACGGCAAGTACGGCCTCTCGATGAAGGTCAACGGCCTCGACTGGAGCAACAGCAACGCGCTTGATCGGGCGATTGTCGTGCACCAGGCCTGGTATGCCGAAGCCGACATGATCGGCGCTCATGGCAAGCTCGGTCGCTCCGAAGGCTGTTTCGCCTTCGGCCGCAACAGTCACTTCGAGGTAATGCGCTCGCTCGGCGAGGGCCGCCTGATCTTCGCCGACAAGCTGGCCTGA
- a CDS encoding L,D-transpeptidase family protein, producing MAQVATTRAPAPSAPTAAVPAVRPAVQPARVDPLAPEPAPGTAVAAEPVVPVLPPAVWTPAQALELSTYAKGVGREGLDPRDYDVSLLDVALRGQDPATISKAANATWEKLARDLALGHVRGSARVQWFVKDPDLPEGRSRELLDRALGGAGIAATLDGLLPTHPQYGSLKAALVKAEGDAATLGKIRLNMDRWRWLPRDLGSRYIIVNVPGEHATLVENSVTRWKHRAIAGAVKTPTPQLAVQATGVILNPWWEVPPSLSAEVAGKGGYVAVKGKDGKVQRWRQPPGPGNALGKIKFVMYNPQNIYLHDTNNRGLFDARSRFLSHGCIRTEHILDLAAELLGDDGGEWTQARIDETLTAKKTVQANFVKPLPVYIVYFSVAALTDGNVVRYADLYKRDAPVLAALNDRDGGDKAKVRAAAR from the coding sequence ATGGCCCAGGTGGCGACCACGCGGGCTCCGGCGCCGAGCGCGCCGACGGCGGCCGTGCCGGCCGTCCGTCCGGCGGTTCAGCCGGCCAGGGTCGATCCGCTCGCCCCGGAGCCCGCACCCGGCACCGCGGTGGCGGCCGAGCCGGTTGTTCCGGTGCTTCCGCCGGCGGTCTGGACTCCGGCGCAGGCACTGGAGCTTTCCACCTACGCCAAGGGTGTCGGTCGCGAGGGTCTCGATCCGCGCGACTACGATGTCTCGCTGCTCGACGTCGCGCTTCGCGGGCAGGATCCGGCGACCATCTCCAAGGCCGCCAACGCGACCTGGGAGAAACTCGCGCGCGACCTGGCGCTTGGCCATGTCCGCGGCTCGGCCCGGGTCCAGTGGTTCGTCAAGGACCCCGACCTGCCTGAAGGACGAAGCCGCGAACTGCTCGACCGCGCGCTCGGCGGCGCCGGGATCGCCGCGACCCTCGACGGGCTGCTTCCCACCCACCCGCAATATGGCTCGCTCAAGGCGGCGCTGGTCAAGGCCGAGGGCGACGCCGCGACGCTGGGCAAGATCCGCCTCAACATGGACCGCTGGCGCTGGCTGCCGCGCGACCTCGGCAGCCGCTACATCATCGTCAACGTGCCGGGCGAGCATGCGACCCTGGTCGAGAACAGTGTCACCCGCTGGAAGCACCGGGCGATCGCCGGAGCGGTCAAGACTCCGACCCCGCAGCTCGCGGTGCAGGCGACTGGCGTCATTCTCAATCCCTGGTGGGAGGTCCCGCCGAGCCTGTCAGCCGAAGTCGCCGGCAAGGGCGGCTACGTCGCGGTCAAGGGCAAGGACGGCAAGGTCCAGCGCTGGCGGCAGCCGCCGGGGCCGGGCAACGCGCTCGGCAAGATCAAGTTCGTGATGTACAATCCGCAGAACATCTATCTGCACGACACGAACAATCGCGGTCTGTTCGACGCCCGCTCGCGCTTCCTCAGCCATGGCTGCATCCGGACCGAGCACATCCTCGACCTCGCGGCCGAGCTGCTTGGCGACGATGGCGGGGAGTGGACCCAGGCCAGGATCGACGAGACGCTGACCGCCAAGAAGACGGTGCAGGCCAACTTCGTGAAGCCGCTGCCGGTCTATATCGTCTATTTCTCGGTGGCGGCGCTGACCGACGGCAACGTCGTCCGCTATGCCGACCTCTACAAGCGCGACGCGCCGGTGCTTGCGGCGCTCAACGATCGCGACGGCGGGGACAAGGCGAAGGTTCGGGCCGCGGCCCGCTGA
- a CDS encoding PilZ domain-containing protein: MAIDVTIAEQIEPGERRREPRSPVDLEAHVRELGATGTEARLINISATGFMAETTAEYEVGARVWLILPGRERASAVVRWTAAGKLGAQFAEPLSDEALGQIGV, translated from the coding sequence GTGGCCATCGACGTGACCATTGCCGAGCAGATCGAGCCTGGAGAGCGCCGGCGGGAGCCGCGCTCGCCGGTCGACCTCGAGGCGCACGTCCGCGAGCTGGGCGCGACCGGGACCGAGGCGCGGCTGATCAACATCTCCGCTACTGGCTTCATGGCCGAGACAACCGCCGAATATGAAGTCGGAGCGCGCGTCTGGCTGATCCTGCCCGGCCGCGAGCGGGCGAGCGCCGTCGTCCGCTGGACCGCCGCCGGCAAGTTGGGCGCGCAGTTCGCCGAGCCGCTCAGCGACGAGGCGCTGGGCCAGATCGGGGTCTGA
- a CDS encoding arylesterase has translation MFRHLLPFIAAATSAIPATAQAPQGKVEGPLILAFGDSLTAGYGLGRGLGFAPQLQDSLRRHGIKARVHDAGVSGDTTSGGRARLGWTLQRLGQKPDLAIVELGANDMLRGVDPRVTEANLEAILSELDKQGIPVVVAGMLAAPNLGPDYRRRYEAIFPALARKYDADLYPFFLQGVVGNRALLLGDGVHPNFEGVKRMVTGILPTVQRALAKLER, from the coding sequence ATGTTCCGCCACCTCCTCCCGTTCATCGCCGCGGCGACCTCGGCCATTCCGGCCACCGCCCAGGCGCCGCAGGGCAAGGTGGAGGGGCCGCTGATCCTTGCCTTCGGCGACAGCCTGACCGCCGGTTACGGGCTGGGACGGGGGCTCGGCTTCGCCCCGCAGCTTCAGGATTCGCTCCGGCGGCACGGGATCAAGGCCCGTGTCCACGATGCGGGCGTATCGGGCGATACTACTTCGGGTGGACGGGCAAGGTTAGGTTGGACGCTCCAGCGCCTCGGTCAGAAGCCCGATCTCGCGATCGTCGAGCTGGGCGCCAACGACATGCTCCGCGGGGTCGACCCAAGGGTCACCGAGGCCAATCTCGAAGCGATCCTGAGCGAACTCGACAAGCAGGGCATTCCGGTCGTGGTCGCCGGAATGCTCGCGGCACCGAACCTTGGTCCCGACTATCGCCGCCGCTACGAGGCCATCTTCCCGGCACTGGCGCGGAAGTATGACGCCGACCTCTACCCCTTCTTCCTCCAGGGCGTGGTCGGCAACCGGGCGCTGCTCCTCGGCGACGGCGTGCACCCCAACTTCGAGGGCGTGAAGCGAATGGTGACGGGCATTCTGCCCACCGTCCAGCGGGCACTCGCCAAGCTCGAGCGCTAG